GTCGTATCTGGTGTTCGTCATGGTTATACAACGGGGGCTCCTGTTACGTTGGTTGTTGAGAATAATGACTGGACCCACTGGCAAAAAATTATGAGTGCTACACCTGTGCCAGAAGAGGATGAAGCACGTCGTCGTGTATCACGTCCGCGTCCTGGTCATGCTGACTTGAATGGGGCTATTAAATATCACCAAAGGGATATGCGAAATATTCTGGAGCGCTCTAGTGCGAGGGAAACGACAATGCGTGTAGCCGTAGGTGCGGTGGCACGTCAATTGTTATCCCAATTCGGTATTCGGGTAGCTGGGCATGTTAAGCAGATTGGACAGGTAGTGGCCCAAGAACGTGAATTGTCCCTGGATGAGCTAATGCAAATAACAGAGGATTCACCTGTACGTTGTATTGACCCTGATGCAGAGAAAAAAATGATGGAGCTTATCGATCGTGCTAAAGAAGAAGGCGATTCTTTAGGCGGAATTGTAGAAGTAATTGTGGAAGGTGTACCGATTGGTTTAGGTAGTCATGTGCAATGGGATCGCAAGCTGGATGCAAGATTGGCGCAAGCTATTATGAGCATTCAAGCCTTTAAAGGAGTAGAGATCGGAATCGGTTTTGAAGCGGCAGGATTGCCAGGCTCTCAGGTACACGATGAGATTGAATGGACAGAAGGAAAAGGCTACAGTCGCAAAACGAATCGGGCAGGCGGCTTGGAGGGTAGTATGACCACTGGAATGCCTATCGTTGTGCGAGGTGTAATGAAGCCTATCCCTACTTTATATAAACCGTTAATGAGTGTAGATATTGATACGAAGGAGCCATTTGCAGCAACTATTGAACGTTCAGATAGTTGTGCTGTACCAGCAGCAAGTGTAGTTGCCGAAGCAGTCATTGCTTGGGAAATAGCGCGTGCCATGTGTGAGAAGTTCCCGTCTGATGCTTTAGACGATATGGTGGCAAACGTAGAAGAATATCGAGCTTATACGGAGAGATTCTAATGGAAAAACGTACGTTACTAGTTGACTTGAATGAAAGAGCTTATCCTATTCATATTGGGGCAGGTTTGTTGAGCCAAACACCTGCCCTATTGCAGGAGGCAAACATCAAAGTCTCTCAAAAATTATTCCTCATTACAGACGCTCATGTGGCGCAGCATTATTTGAAGCCGTTGCAGCTTCTTCTAGAACAAGCGGGATACCAGGTTTTTTCCCACATTGTTGTAGCTGGTGAAAAAGCGAAGCAGTTTGCTGTTTATGAAGAGGTGATGACAGCTGCTATTGAGGCAGGACTTGATCGTAAATCTGTCGTGCTAGCGTTAGGCGGTGGAGTCGTAGGTGACCTGGCAGGCTTTGTAGCGGCTACATATATGCGTGGAATTGATTTTGTGCAAATTCCCACAAGCTTATTGGCTCATGATAGCTCGGTAGGTGGCAAGGTAGCGATTAATCATCGTTTGGGCAAAAATTTAATTGGAGCTTTTCACCAACCTCTGATGGTTATTTATGATGTGGATACTCTGCAAACATTGCCTCGTAGAGAAATCTCCGCTGGCTTTGCGGAAGTGATCAAGCATGGACTAATTTCAGATGAGGGCTTTGTTGGATGGCTGGAGGAGCATGCGAAAGGCCTAATGGAATTGGATGCAAAACTGGTTAGTGAAGCCATCTATCGCGGCTGTGCCGTGAAAGCGGCGGTAGTAGCCAAAGACGAAACTGAGCAAGATATTCGCATGACCTTAAATGTAGGTCATACCTTTGGTCATGCTTTTGAGGCGTTAACTGGTTACGGTCAGCTTAATCATGGTGAAGCAATCTCGATTGGGATGGTTTTAGCCGCCCGTTATGCAGAATCCATTGGAATGTCGCCAGAAGGTGTAGCAAAACGTACAAAAAGAGTGCTTGCAGCCTTTGGACTCCCAACTCAATGGCCAAAAGAATTACATCCAGAAGATGTTTTACGGGCAATGCATTTGGATAAAAAGGGCGTAGCAGGTACACTTACACTTGTTTTGCCAACATCTATGGAGCATGTAGAAATCGTGCCTAGGGTAAAAGAAGAAGATGTACTACGGTTTATGAGCGAAGAGTGGGAGGAATCACAAAAATGAGTAAGGTACGAGGAGTCCGTGGGGCAACAACGGTCATCCGAAATGATAAAAGTGAAATCTTAGAGGCAACAGCAGAGCTTTTACGTGAAATGATTCATCAAAATAAAATTGAGACTGACGATATAGCAAGTGCTATAATCACGATGACAGAGGAGCTGGATGCTGTATTTCCAGCTCAGGCTGCCCGTGAGTTTTTAAAATGGGAGCATGTTCCCCTGATGTGTGCAAAAGAAATTCCTGTGGCTGGGAGTTTAAAAAATTGTATTCGTGTTATGCTTCACATCAATACTGACAAGTCTCCACATGAAATTACGCATATTTTTCTAGGAGAAGCAATTCGATTACGCCCAGATTTAGTAAAAGAATAGTTGACAGTAGGGGCTAGGTTTTGTAAAGTAAGAGCAAGTTTTACAAGTTCAGAGCATGAAGGTAGTTACGAGCAAGTTAGTAAGTTAGTCGAGAGCCGAGTAGAGTTGAGAAGAGATAGGTTGTATGAGACGAGGAGAGCTGAGACTGGTTTCGTTATGCTATAAACCAACACCCAGGACTCTTTCCTGGGTGTTTTTTGTCTTACATATTATCCCATCTTCTATACGACCATCCTCTTCTATCAGAAGAAGAGAGGTGTGTTGTCCATGTTAGAGCCCACATTTCAAGAGGTGCAGCACTATGCATCTACACACAATTTTATTCCCATTCGCCTTACTTTGTTAGCTGATCAGGAAACGCCGATCAGTTTGTATCAAAAATGTACGGAACAAGCAGCTTTTTTACTAGAAAGTGTTGAAGGAGGAGGACGCTGGTCTAGGTACTCCTTTATAGGACTACGCCCCTTTTTGCGAGTAGAAGCGATAGACCAGCAGGTGACGCTTCTTAAAGAATCGGGGGAACGAGAGCAGTATAACCGCAATCCCATGGAAGTACTACGAGAATTATGTCAGCAATATAGAGCGCCATCCATTGCTGAATTTCCACCGTTAACAGGAGGAGCAATCGGATATTTAGGATATAATACATTGCGCTATGTAGAGACGCAATTGCCTAAGCATCAGAACCAACCGCTTGATATCCCGGATATGCATGTCGTTTTTGTAGATGAAATGCTGGTTTATGATCATGCAAAGCAAGAAATTCAATGCATGGTTCACATTAGAGTTTCTGAGGAGGACACAGAAGAATCGTTGCAGATAAAGTATGCAAAGGCTAGTGCCCGATTGGTCGCTTTACGTGATCACATCCTGCATACACCTATACCGAAGGACACAAGGCTACAGCAATATCAATTAAGTCAGCTAGACGAAGCGGTCAAAAAGCCAGAGACCAGCAGCCTGCAAAGTAACATGAGTCTCTCAGAGTATAAGACCATGATCTTAAAAGCAAAAGAGTATATTGCCAGCGGAGATATCTTTCAGGTTGTTCTATCTCAACGCATGACGATGAAGACGGATGTGGATCCATTTGCCGTTTATCGGATGCTACGAACGACGAATCCATCTCCTTACCTGTATTATCTACCATTTGGATCAGCGACTTTGGTAGGGGCATCACCGGAAGTGCTAGTAAAGGTTCAGAACAAGAAGGTTGAGGTTCGTCCGATAGCTGGAACTCGCAAACGTGGAGCAACGATCGAGGAGGATCTGGCGTTAGAGCAAGAATTGCTGGCTGATCCAAAAGAATTAGCGGAACATCATATGCTAGTTGATTTGGCCCGCAATGACGTAGGGAGAGTCTCCACATACGGTACGGTAAAGGTGGAAAACCCCTTACATGTAGACCGTTATTCGCATGTGATGCATATTGTCTCAGATGTGTCAGGAGAGATGCGTGAAGATTTGGATTGTTTTGATGCTCTTCTTGCCGCTTTTCCTGCTGGTACTGTATCTGGCGCTCCTAAATTGCGAGCGATGGAAATCATTGCAGAATTGGAACAGGATGCTCGTCACACATATGCAGGCTCGATTTGTTACTTCAGCTTTACTGGAAATTTAGACAGTTGCATTACGATTCGTACCCTGTTGTTTACACAAAATCATGTGCATATACAAGCAGGAGGCGGCATCGTCGCTGATTCAATAGCGGAGCTAGAATATCAAGAAGCAATGAATAAGGCAGCAGCAATGGTCAAAGCGCTAGAAAAGGCAGAGCTGCATTTTCAACCAAAGGGGGTAGCGTTATGCTAACGACCTCCTTAGATAAGATTACCCGAAAGCAACATCTAGATCGTACGCTGGCTCGATTAGCGATGGGTGAAATCATGGATGGAAAAGCAACACATGCACAGATCGGAGCATTTTTAGCGGCCCTCAGGGTAAAAGGTGAACAGGTTGAAGAATTGATTGGCTTTGCAGAAGCGATGCGTGAAAGGGTTAAAGCATTTCCTGTTGCTAAGCAAAACGTGATTGATACATGCGGCACTGGGGGAGATGGTGCTTCTACCTTTAATATTTCAACTGCCTCAGCCATTGTAGCCGCTAGTGGCGGTGTTAGTGTAGCCAAACATGGAAATCGTGCTGTTTCTAGCAAGTGTGGCAGCGCTGATGTGTTAGAAGCACTAGGGATTCCGATTCAACTGACGCCTGAGCAAGCGGGAGAATGTCTGGAAGAAACCAACCTTTGCTTCTTATTTGCGCCCCTTTACCATGAAGCAATGCGCCATGCGGCTATACCAAGAAAAGAGCTGGCGATACGGACGGTCTTCAATTTACTGGGGCCATTAACCAATCCTGCTCGGGCTGATCGCCAGTTATTAGGCTTGTACGATCGTGGATTGCTGGTTCCGATTGCCAAGACATTAAGTGAGTTAGGGGTATCCAGAGCCATGGTTGTTGCTGGACTAGACGGTTTAGATGAACTAACGATTACAGGGGAAAGCGAAGTAGCTGAATTAAGAGATGGTGAGGTATCGGCGTATCGACTTGACCCGGAGCGGTTAGGATTGAGGCTTGGGACCTCCGCAGAGCTTGCAGGGGGCGATGCAGCAGAGAACGCGCTAATCCTAGAGCAAATTTTTAAAGGTGAACGGGGTGCGAAACGCGATATTGTGCTGCTCAATGCAGGTGCCATTCTGTACCTCACGGATAACGTAAGTAGCTTGCAAAAGGGTGTCATCCGGGCTGCTGAGCTGATCGACAATGGAAATGCAATACGTAAGCTTGAACAACTACGTCAGGTCATGAGGAGGGTTCATCATGCTTCGTAAAATTGTGGAGCAAAAAAAAGGAGAAGTGGCGATCCTGCGTCAAGGAACAAGTCTTCAACAGATGCTAACGGAGATGAAAGCACTGCCAGCTACTCGCGGTTTTGTCAACGCTCTTACCACAAGCCCTCGGAAGGTAAGCTTAATTGCTGAGGTAAAAAAAGCTTCTCCGTCAAAAGGCATCATTCGTGCTAATTTTGACCCTGTCGCTATTGCTGGGTCTTATCAGGAAGCTGGTGTGGATGCGATTTCAGTTTTAACGGACGAAACGTTTTTTCAAGGTGAACTAAGGTATCTACAGATGATCAAAGAATTGGTTCCCCAGCCGTTGTTACGCAAAGATTTTACTATTGATGAATATCAGATTGCACAATCAAGAGTGAGCGGAGCGGATGCTATTTTATTGATTGCAGCCATTCTGGATTCTGAACAAATCAAGCACTTTTATCAAATGGCAGTAGAGATCGGACTAGATGTGCTAATAGAGGTTCATGATCAAACGGAATTAGAGCAGGTGATGTCGGCAGTAGAGCCTATGCTGCTCGGCATTAATAATCGAGATTTGCGAACCTTCACCACGAATCTAGATACTTCCGTAGATCTCTTGAAGCTGATTCCTAGCGGCATTCCTGTCGTAAGTGAGAGTGGGTTAGCGACAGCGGAAGATGTTCATTTAGTCGGGATGGCGGGAGCGCGCTCCATTTTAGTAGGTGAGCAGTTCATGCGTCAAGAGGACGTAGTTCAAGCTGTTCGTGAGCTAATGCAAGATCAACATATGAAGCCTCAGGTGATTTCACGAGGTGACACAATATGACCGCCTTAAAAATTTGTGGGATAAAAGATGCGAATACACTGGTCTTATTGCAGAAGCTTAGCGTGGAATATGCAGGTTTGGTGTTTGCCGAAAGTAAGCGCCGGGTGACAGTAGAGCAGGCTAGGACTCTAGTAGCAGAGGCTAAGACTTCAGCGGATGCAGAGGTTTTAGAAAATATGAACAGACCTTTCCCGCGTCTAGTAGGAGTTTTTGTGAATCCAGATGTATCTGAGCTTGATCGCATAGTGAACCAGGTCCCTCTGGACGTGATCCAATTGCATGGCCAAGAAACGCCAGAATTTTGTCAAATGGCCCAAAAACGCTTTGGCAAGCCTGTATGGAAAGCGATTGGCATCGGGACAGGGAGTGACTCCATTATAGAAAAGCTTGCCTCCTACAAAAATAGTGTGCAAGCCTACTTATTTGACACGCATGATCCAAAACAAGCGGGAGGTACGGGTAAAAAATTTGCCTGGGAACACATTCCCGATCTGCAACGAATGGTAGCTCCCTTACAAGCAATCATTGCTGGTGGTATTTCAATAGAGAATGTAGAGACTTTACTTAGCAAATATGCACCAGCCTTAATTGATCTTTCCAGCGGTGTAGAGACCAATGGTGAAAAGGATGCTCACAAAATAACAATTTTAGCGGAAAGGGTGAAGCAGCATGGCACAAGCTACGAATGTACGAGATGATTCTGTCCTACGATCAGGTCGATTTGGTGAATATGGGGGCAGATTTGTTCCTGAAACCTTAATGAAGGCATTAATCGAATTGGAGAAAAGCTTAGTGGAAGCGTTGGAGGATGAGACCTTTCATGCAGAATTAAATCAATTTCTTCGCTTTTATTCGGGAAGACCGACTCCCTTTTATCATGCTGAACGTCTGAGTGAACATCTGGGAGGGGCACACATTTACTTAAAACGAGAAGATTTAAATCACACAGGCGCTCACAAATTAAATAATGCCTTGGCACAAGCGTTACTGGCTAAACGAATGGGGAAGCAAGCTATTATTGCCGAAACAGGAGCTGGCCAGCATGGGGTAGCGAGTGCAACTGTAGCCGCGCGTCTTGGACTTTCTTGCAAGGTTTTCATGGGAGAAGAGGATATTAAACGCCAGGAGTTAAATGTTTTTCGGATGAAGCTTTTAGGAGCAGAGGTTATTCCAGTATCATCGGGAACAGCCACGTTAAAGGATGCTACCAATGAAGCAATTCGTTATTGGGTGAGTAATGTAGAAGAAACCTACTATGTAATTGGTTCGGCGATGGGACCTCATCCATATCCCTATATGGTGCGGGAGTTCCAAAAAATCATTGGAACAGAGACACGAGCCCAATCTCTGGAGCAGCTTGGGCGCTTACCTGATGAACTTATCGCATGCGTCGGAGGAGGGAGCAATGCCATTGGCTTTTTCTATCCATTTGTGGGGGATCAGGTGAGATTGACTGCAGTAGAAGCAGCAGGAGAAGGTGTGGATACAGACAAGCATGCGGCAACATTAACAAAAGGACGTCCAGGTATTATTCATGGCTCCCTAACATATCTGTTGCAGGATGATGATGGACAGGTGCAGGAAGCTCATTCCATTTCGGCTGGACTTGATTACCCAGGTGTTGGTCCCGAGCATTCTTATTTAAAAGACCGCGGCAGAGTGGAGTATGTGGCAATTACTGATCAGGAAGCTTTAGAGGCTTGCCAATTGCTTACGAAATTAGAAGGGATACTACCTGCCTTGGAAAGCTCACATGCTATAGCGGAGGTCATAAAGCGCGCTCCGCGGATGAATTCCGATCAAATCATCGCTGTATGCCTTTCTGGACGCGGGGATAAAGACGTTCATACCTTACAAAACCATCTGAACAAGGAGGAGAATTAACATGCAACATACCATGACAAGAATGGAAGAGCTGTTTGCTGATCGAACAGTAAAACGATTCATTCCTTTC
The nucleotide sequence above comes from Brevibacillus laterosporus LMG 15441. Encoded proteins:
- the aroC gene encoding chorismate synthase, with the translated sequence MRYITAGESHGPQLTAIIEGIPSNLPFSFDEINKQLHRRQKGHGRGRRMQIEKDTVQVVSGVRHGYTTGAPVTLVVENNDWTHWQKIMSATPVPEEDEARRRVSRPRPGHADLNGAIKYHQRDMRNILERSSARETTMRVAVGAVARQLLSQFGIRVAGHVKQIGQVVAQERELSLDELMQITEDSPVRCIDPDAEKKMMELIDRAKEEGDSLGGIVEVIVEGVPIGLGSHVQWDRKLDARLAQAIMSIQAFKGVEIGIGFEAAGLPGSQVHDEIEWTEGKGYSRKTNRAGGLEGSMTTGMPIVVRGVMKPIPTLYKPLMSVDIDTKEPFAATIERSDSCAVPAASVVAEAVIAWEIARAMCEKFPSDALDDMVANVEEYRAYTERF
- the aroB gene encoding 3-dehydroquinate synthase is translated as MEKRTLLVDLNERAYPIHIGAGLLSQTPALLQEANIKVSQKLFLITDAHVAQHYLKPLQLLLEQAGYQVFSHIVVAGEKAKQFAVYEEVMTAAIEAGLDRKSVVLALGGGVVGDLAGFVAATYMRGIDFVQIPTSLLAHDSSVGGKVAINHRLGKNLIGAFHQPLMVIYDVDTLQTLPRREISAGFAEVIKHGLISDEGFVGWLEEHAKGLMELDAKLVSEAIYRGCAVKAAVVAKDETEQDIRMTLNVGHTFGHAFEALTGYGQLNHGEAISIGMVLAARYAESIGMSPEGVAKRTKRVLAAFGLPTQWPKELHPEDVLRAMHLDKKGVAGTLTLVLPTSMEHVEIVPRVKEEDVLRFMSEEWEESQK
- the aroH gene encoding chorismate mutase, which encodes MSKVRGVRGATTVIRNDKSEILEATAELLREMIHQNKIETDDIASAIITMTEELDAVFPAQAAREFLKWEHVPLMCAKEIPVAGSLKNCIRVMLHINTDKSPHEITHIFLGEAIRLRPDLVKE
- the trpE gene encoding anthranilate synthase component I; the protein is MLEPTFQEVQHYASTHNFIPIRLTLLADQETPISLYQKCTEQAAFLLESVEGGGRWSRYSFIGLRPFLRVEAIDQQVTLLKESGEREQYNRNPMEVLRELCQQYRAPSIAEFPPLTGGAIGYLGYNTLRYVETQLPKHQNQPLDIPDMHVVFVDEMLVYDHAKQEIQCMVHIRVSEEDTEESLQIKYAKASARLVALRDHILHTPIPKDTRLQQYQLSQLDEAVKKPETSSLQSNMSLSEYKTMILKAKEYIASGDIFQVVLSQRMTMKTDVDPFAVYRMLRTTNPSPYLYYLPFGSATLVGASPEVLVKVQNKKVEVRPIAGTRKRGATIEEDLALEQELLADPKELAEHHMLVDLARNDVGRVSTYGTVKVENPLHVDRYSHVMHIVSDVSGEMREDLDCFDALLAAFPAGTVSGAPKLRAMEIIAELEQDARHTYAGSICYFSFTGNLDSCITIRTLLFTQNHVHIQAGGGIVADSIAELEYQEAMNKAAAMVKALEKAELHFQPKGVALC
- the trpD gene encoding anthranilate phosphoribosyltransferase; amino-acid sequence: MLTTSLDKITRKQHLDRTLARLAMGEIMDGKATHAQIGAFLAALRVKGEQVEELIGFAEAMRERVKAFPVAKQNVIDTCGTGGDGASTFNISTASAIVAASGGVSVAKHGNRAVSSKCGSADVLEALGIPIQLTPEQAGECLEETNLCFLFAPLYHEAMRHAAIPRKELAIRTVFNLLGPLTNPARADRQLLGLYDRGLLVPIAKTLSELGVSRAMVVAGLDGLDELTITGESEVAELRDGEVSAYRLDPERLGLRLGTSAELAGGDAAENALILEQIFKGERGAKRDIVLLNAGAILYLTDNVSSLQKGVIRAAELIDNGNAIRKLEQLRQVMRRVHHAS
- the trpC gene encoding indole-3-glycerol phosphate synthase TrpC, which encodes MLRKIVEQKKGEVAILRQGTSLQQMLTEMKALPATRGFVNALTTSPRKVSLIAEVKKASPSKGIIRANFDPVAIAGSYQEAGVDAISVLTDETFFQGELRYLQMIKELVPQPLLRKDFTIDEYQIAQSRVSGADAILLIAAILDSEQIKHFYQMAVEIGLDVLIEVHDQTELEQVMSAVEPMLLGINNRDLRTFTTNLDTSVDLLKLIPSGIPVVSESGLATAEDVHLVGMAGARSILVGEQFMRQEDVVQAVRELMQDQHMKPQVISRGDTI
- a CDS encoding phosphoribosylanthranilate isomerase; translated protein: MTALKICGIKDANTLVLLQKLSVEYAGLVFAESKRRVTVEQARTLVAEAKTSADAEVLENMNRPFPRLVGVFVNPDVSELDRIVNQVPLDVIQLHGQETPEFCQMAQKRFGKPVWKAIGIGTGSDSIIEKLASYKNSVQAYLFDTHDPKQAGGTGKKFAWEHIPDLQRMVAPLQAIIAGGISIENVETLLSKYAPALIDLSSGVETNGEKDAHKITILAERVKQHGTSYECTR
- the trpB gene encoding tryptophan synthase subunit beta; the protein is MAQATNVRDDSVLRSGRFGEYGGRFVPETLMKALIELEKSLVEALEDETFHAELNQFLRFYSGRPTPFYHAERLSEHLGGAHIYLKREDLNHTGAHKLNNALAQALLAKRMGKQAIIAETGAGQHGVASATVAARLGLSCKVFMGEEDIKRQELNVFRMKLLGAEVIPVSSGTATLKDATNEAIRYWVSNVEETYYVIGSAMGPHPYPYMVREFQKIIGTETRAQSLEQLGRLPDELIACVGGGSNAIGFFYPFVGDQVRLTAVEAAGEGVDTDKHAATLTKGRPGIIHGSLTYLLQDDDGQVQEAHSISAGLDYPGVGPEHSYLKDRGRVEYVAITDQEALEACQLLTKLEGILPALESSHAIAEVIKRAPRMNSDQIIAVCLSGRGDKDVHTLQNHLNKEEN